From the genome of Thiovibrio frasassiensis:
TTTACAAACGCAGCTTATTTTCCCTCAAGAACTCCGAGCACATCATCCTCACGCATGATGAGGTAGTCCTCGCCATCGATCTTGATCTCGTTGCCGCCATACTTGGAAAAAAGAACCCGGTCGCCGGCCTTGAGATCCACCGCCACCCGCTCGCCCTTCTCGTTGAGACGGCCCTTGCCTACGGCAACAACCTTGCCCTCGGCAGGTTTTTCCTTGGCGCTGTCGGGGATAAAGAGTCCGCCCTTGGTTTTCATCTCTTCTTCCAGTCTTTTGATCAGAATACGATCATTTAACGGACGAATTTTCATGTAATGCCTCCAATTGTGTTTGGTAATGTATTGTGTGTAACCATGAAACGAAACAGCGGGGAATAACCGCCCGAAGCGTTTCTCGACCCGTAAATGAAGCGGCAGGGAAGACCGTTCTGCACGGCACTTTCCTGCCTTGATGGCACACAATATGTATCGGGCCTTAAAAAATCAAGAGGTGCGGTTTACTTTTTTTATGTAACAATATCGGCTTGTTATGTTGTTCTCCAGAAGACGCTCTCTTTTCTCCCGAAAAAAAACTCAGACCCGGATCACCCAACCATAGGGGTCTTCCTTGGCCCCGTACTGGATGGCCTGGATTTCATCAAAAAGCCTCTGGGACAAGGCGCCGGTTTCCCCATTGTTGATCAGGCAATCCTGTCCCTTGTAATGCAGGGAGCCCACCGGCGAGATCACCGCTGCGGTGCCGGTGCCGAAGATCTCTTTGAGCGAGCCGTTTTCCTGGGCCGCCAATACCTCATCAATGGTTATTCTCCGTTCCACCACATTCAACCCCCACCCCTTGGCCACCTGAATCACCGAATCCCTGGTGATTCCAGGCAAGATGCTGCCGCCCAGCGGCGGGGTAACGATCTCGTCGCCGATGACAAAAAAGATGTTCATGGTGCCGACTTCTTCGATGTAGCGTCGCTCCACGGCATCGAGCCAGAGCACCTGGGTGAAGCCGGCCTGCTGGGCCTCCACCGCCGCCATGATACTGGCCGCGTAGTTGCCCGCGGTTTTTATATGCCCCACCCCGCCGGGCACGGCGCGGACATATTTGTCGGTGACATAGATCTTAACCGGGTTGAATCCCTCCGGATAATAGGCGCCAACCGGGCTTAAGATGACAAAGAAGAGATATTGTTTTGCCGGGCGCACCCCCAAGGCGGCCTCGGTGGCAATCATGGTGGGCCGGATATAGAGGGTGGCGCCCTTGGCCGTGGGAATCCAATCCTCATCGAGGCGCAGCAGCTCCTTCAAGGCAACGAGGACCTCGTCCACCGGCAGTTGCGGCATGCAGAGCCGAGCCGCCGAGATGTTCATCCGCTCGATATTGTCCGCCGGGCGAAAGAGATAGATGCCGCCGTCCTTGCCGCGATAAGCCTTCATTCCCTCGAAGATTGCCTGGCCGTAATGCAGCACCATGGCGGCCGGGTCCAGGGAAAAATTCCGGTAGGGCTGGATGGTGAGATCATGCCACCCCTTCCCCTCGGTGTACGGCATGACCAGCATATGATCGGTGAAATGTCTGCCAAACCCCAGGCTGTTTTGATCCGGCTTGGTCTTTGCTTCTTTTTCGCTGATTTTTTCCAGTTGTATATCCATGCTCTTTTCCTCGAACAAAACACTCCGTTACGATGCGACACCGCCCTGTTGCCGGGATTTTCGGCCCAATATCGAAATAACCCCAGGTGTTGCACTCAAAATCAAGGTCAACAAATATAAATGATATTGCGCCTGGCTGAAACAACTTATTGCTGCCGCCACGGTAAACTTATGCTTAAGCGTCTCAGGGGGATCGAAAAAGGGGGGGGGAAAGAAAGGTGGTGGTCGGGGCGAGAGGATTCGAACCTCCGGCCTCCTGCTCCCAAGGCAGGCGCGCTAACCAGACTGCGCTACGCCCCGACGGACGACGATAATGGAAGTTGCTTTATTAGCACTCTGCCCGGGGCGGGTCAAGAGAATTGTTTTTAGGCCCGATGGATTTTGTCTGCTCGGCCGGCGTGCAAAATAACAGTATTCAGGGCTTTGAAATGCTGTCCCGGGCATAAAAGCCGTAACGAAAAAATGCCCAGTAAGAGATATTTCGCCACACCTCCTAAAAATCTTGACGCACGGATACGCACTTGCTATATTGCCCGCGTTCAGATGAATATCGTTCCTGGGTAGCTCAGTTGGTAGAGCAGGTGACTGTTAATCACCCTGTCGGGGGTTCGAATCCCTCCCCGGGAGCCACGAAAATTCAAGGCCGCCTGTTTATAACAGGCGGCCTTTTTTTGGGCTCTTTTTCCTGCTCCCCATCTGCCCAGCAGCAAAGGGACACGCCCGCCTTTTTCTGTTTTCAATGATACCAAGTGACAGCCAAAGCCCAATACAGGGGGGCATGAAGAATAAGAAAATTGATATTGCTGGATTTGATGAGACTTGAATGAGACTTTTGCCAGACTTTATGCGGACCTTCGGATGATGAGAAAATATTTTTCGGCGCGATTTTCATGTTAAGAAAATTGGCCGGTCAGTCCATAAATTTATGTGCTTTTTGCAAATGATCTAAGAAAAATTTTCAGCGAAAAAAAATCTACTCAACATCCGTGACCGTAATAACCTCGCCGCTGGAATTCAGCATGAACAGCTTGTTTTCAACCGCATAGCCGCCGAAAGAGTTTTTTGCCCTGTACTTGCAACGAACAAAGTAGCCATTTGCATTCTTAATGACTTTGCTCCACTCTATTGCCTCGAATGAGCCTGGGTCTTTCAAGTTCTGCTTTAGCCAGGATTCTACCTGTAAAACAGAGCCATCCCATGAGAGATTATGCACGACCTCTTTTGGCTTATCCTCTAAGGGGTGTCTTGAATTGTAAGACATGAACCGCTCAAGGATAAAGATAGCAAAAAAGGCAACCAAGACAAGTATAACAGTAGCAAAAACGCTAAGTTTCTCGTCAGTTTCCGTTGTTGTAGTCATGTCCCCACCCCCTCTTATTTGTTCCTGCGACTATAACCTTCTCCCGACCCACACCACCCGGCCGATGATCTTTAGCCGATCCGCCTTATCCTCAGAGACAGTCTCCGTATCATAGCGAGCGTTATCTGATTTTACCACAAGACTACCGTCAAGCATACGCTGGATGCGTTTAACGAGCAGCCCACCGTTTAACTGCAGCGCGTAAATTGATCCATCTAAAACGCTTGTGGTGGTCATATCCAGGAGCACCACATCCCCTTCGGAGAGACTCGGTTCCATGGAGTCACCGATCACGCTGATCAGCGCCAGATCGCGCACCGAGACACCCAGAGTACTTCGCACCCAATCCGCCCGGAAAGAAAGATAGTCCACCACCTGTTCACTGTGAACAATGGCCCCGCCATCAGCGCTGGCGCTCACTTCGTAGCGTGGGATATGAACGTATTCAACATTACCCCTTGATTCATAGGGGGCTGCAGGTTCCGCGCTCTTGTATCCCCGGCCACCTCCAGTTGCGCCTGCAGTTGTGCCTTGGTCCTTGATGAGCATCGGTACATCGTCAGTGAAAAACCATCCTGCGTTAAAACCAAGACTGGTGAGCAATTCAAACACCTCACCAGTTGGAAATCCCTCTCCCTGCTCGTACCTCTGCCACGATCGATGGGCCTTTCCACAAAGTGTCGCCATTTCTTGCTGATCTTTCCCAAGAAATTTACGCGCAACTTTTAACTTTTCGGCGAGTAGCTCTTTAGACATTTATTGCGTCCAGCTTTCTTTCTGTAAAGTCCGACAAAAAGCCGGACGCGCTACTGGCAAGGGAGTAAGCCAGATAAATAACAATAAAACAAGTAGTTGCGTCTTTATTGACAAAAAATGCGTAATTCGGAAGCTGGACGCATCTTTTGTCTTTACATGTGACATATTTTGCGCTTATAGTGTGCACAAGGAACGGGTGTTCCCCATTTCTACACAATACATGTCCTGTAGAAATGGGTCAACGTCCGAGTGATTGCAAAAATTCTGCCTGAAACATCTACCGCGTGGACGGGGTAACAACATTGGCACCTCAACAGCTCGACCTTTTCAATCAGCCGACCCTCGGAACAATAGTCCGCGACATCAAAGCGGCCATGAACCAAGCGGTCAAGGACTCCGGAAAATCGCGCGAGCAGGTGCTCGATCTACTGAACGCCATGGCTGCGAGGTACGGCATGCGATTGAACGGTAAAGGTGGCCTCAGTAAGGACACCTTTGAGAAGTGGCTCAACATAGAGGATGGGGACCGGATGCCGAGCATCAAGGGTATCACGATCTTTTGCGCGGTACTTGGCACCATAAGGCCCATGGAAACCATGGTCAAGCTCCTTGGCGGCCAGATCATCGAGGGGAAGGATGTAAGTCTCCTTCGGTGGTCGAAACGGTATCACCAAGCCAAGGATCTCCGCAAGCAGATGCGGGAGTTGGAGTCGGAGTTATGAGAAACACGATGGAAATAGAAATATGGATGAAGCGTAAAGGGTTCACGGTGGTGGGTATCCAGCGGGCGCTGGAATTTGCCAACCATGGAACGGTGAGCAACACCCTGGCCGGACGCAAGCACAACCGGAAGGTGTTGCAGTACCTGCTTACAAAAGGATGCCCGGCAAGATATTTGGATCTGCCGGAGGATATGAGGGAGGCAGCATGATGGCGACCTCTAATCACCAAACGGACTGTCTCCAGGCAGCGGCCACCAGTGAAAACCTTCGCTCATTAGAGCGCGAAATTGATCACCTGTTTGAGATGCAAGATCTCGATATCCCACGCCATGTGAGATCAGATCTTCACAAGTGGCAGCGTTGCTCAATACCGATTGAGCTGCACGAAGATAAACGAGGGCGCTCCCCGTTAAGAGCAGGCGAAATTTGCTATCTTGCCAAGCCTTACGGCGGATGCGCTGGGAAGGGGTTGCTTGAACGTATTTTTTCACCTCTTCCGTGTGACGGAAATACCAAGAAGCGAATTCTCGGCGACCGAGGCTGGCGAGTTCAGTTCGCAATTCGTCTACATCTTCTGGCGTTAGAGATTTCAATAATTCCTTGGAGAGTTCGGTGCAAGCTCCGGCGTATTTATGGAAACTCATGGTCTTCTCCTCCTTGTGTGAAATGGTTGGTTGGCGCTTTCCAGAGTAGCACAAGGATGGAGAAAATAAAAAGAGGGAGAGGGTAATGGGTAAAGGAATTGTAGTCATGGAAGAAGAGATTAAGCCGCTGTCATCCAGGGAGCGGATGCTCCGGGAAGAACTCGAACGACGCATTATTTCTGAATTTGGCGCTTTCCACCGGGTGGGCACCGCTTTGGCGGAGATCAACGAGCGGCAGCTCTACCGGGAAACGCATCGCACCTTTGAATCGTACTGCAAGAATCTCTGGGACATGGCTCGCGGAACGGCATACCGCTATATCGCGGCGGCAGAGGTGTTTGAAAATGTCTCCAAGTTGGAGACAAATACAGACGAGACGATGACCTTATTGCCCATTAACGAGGCGCAGGTGCGGCCCCTCACCAGACTGAAACCTGAGCAACAGGTAGCGGTATGGCGATCGGTGGTCGATACCGCCGGGCCAGGTCGGAAAATAACGGCCAGCTTGGTCAACAAAGCGGTCAAGGGATTCTTGGGCGAAAGGGTCGTTAAGGCCATCCGCACGGCCAAGGCAAAAGTGCGGTTGTCTCCGGTGAGCGCCGAGTTTATCGAAGTTTTTGAGGCCTTCGCCGACCAGCTTATCAAAGAAAAAGAGTCCGGCTACAAATACACCCCCCGGGTTGAAATCATCAAGCGGCTGGACCAGCTCCGGGCCGAGATCGCCATGGACGGCGAGGAGATCGAGGGACCGGCCTTCCATGGCGGCTCTGACGATACCAGTAAACTGCTCCGGGCCGGATACCGCCTGTTCCGCACGGATCGCTCCAGCATGACCGTCAAGGAACACGGCGGCACGGGCTGGAAGAAACACAGCGGCCCATTCGACACCATCAAAGCGATGG
Proteins encoded in this window:
- a CDS encoding branched-chain amino acid aminotransferase; protein product: MDIQLEKISEKEAKTKPDQNSLGFGRHFTDHMLVMPYTEGKGWHDLTIQPYRNFSLDPAAMVLHYGQAIFEGMKAYRGKDGGIYLFRPADNIERMNISAARLCMPQLPVDEVLVALKELLRLDEDWIPTAKGATLYIRPTMIATEAALGVRPAKQYLFFVILSPVGAYYPEGFNPVKIYVTDKYVRAVPGGVGHIKTAGNYAASIMAAVEAQQAGFTQVLWLDAVERRYIEEVGTMNIFFVIGDEIVTPPLGGSILPGITRDSVIQVAKGWGLNVVERRITIDEVLAAQENGSLKEIFGTGTAAVISPVGSLHYKGQDCLINNGETGALSQRLFDEIQAIQYGAKEDPYGWVIRV
- a CDS encoding XRE family transcriptional regulator, which encodes MSKELLAEKLKVARKFLGKDQQEMATLCGKAHRSWQRYEQGEGFPTGEVFELLTSLGFNAGWFFTDDVPMLIKDQGTTAGATGGGRGYKSAEPAAPYESRGNVEYVHIPRYEVSASADGGAIVHSEQVVDYLSFRADWVRSTLGVSVRDLALISVIGDSMEPSLSEGDVVLLDMTTTSVLDGSIYALQLNGGLLVKRIQRMLDGSLVVKSDNARYDTETVSEDKADRLKIIGRVVWVGRRL
- the groES gene encoding co-chaperone GroES; this encodes MKIRPLNDRILIKRLEEEMKTKGGLFIPDSAKEKPAEGKVVAVGKGRLNEKGERVAVDLKAGDRVLFSKYGGNEIKIDGEDYLIMREDDVLGVLEGK